The Fusarium musae strain F31 chromosome 10, whole genome shotgun sequence genome window below encodes:
- a CDS encoding hypothetical protein (EggNog:ENOG41), giving the protein MVYLPPNQHGNCFKCYLTTPFTDDELKALKSRFERGAYYKFAPLMQIKIMHAPDDYLGKSHQYMRAKETEAGNTDPFIVVDEEAKSRRAVWYIDQFATEDQVNDGVAESTDVVMKILIQTECLAINYIFYITAKSSIEEGLDNCSVELPLTNDFYQPDPEDCGGPDFEYQQPHQHVWIVAEPGEFEESTDPELLNDFSPRPDKVVRLREDAAEPVGLASSWTVPGDAKPIDLAQREFPEGSVVLQQKYKPCFPWPADSL; this is encoded by the coding sequence ATGGTTTATCTACCACCCAACCAACATGGCAATTGCTTCAAATGCTATCTTACCACTCCATTCACAGATGATGAGCTGAAAGCTTTGAAGTCAAGGTTTGAGCGTGGCGCATACTACAAATTCGCTCCCTTGATGCAAATCAAAATTATGCATGCACCAGACGATTATTTAGGCAAATCGCATCAATACATGCGTGCAAAAGAAACCGAAGCTGGCAACACAGATCCATTCATCGTCGTTgacgaggaagccaagagcAGACGCGCAGTCTGGTACATTGACCAGTTCGCCACTGAAGACCAGGTTAACGACGGCGTGGCTGAGAGCACAGATGTTGTTATGAAGATCCTCATCCAGACCGAGTGTTTGGCCATCAACTATATATTCTACATCACGGCCAAATCGAGCATCGAGGAAGGTCTTGACAATTGCTCGGTGGAATTACCCCTCACCAACGACTTTTATCAGCCCGACCCGGAGGATTGCGGCGGCCCAGACTTTGAGTATCAGCAACCCCACCAACATGTCTGGATTGTTGCTGAACCAGGAGAATTCGAAGAGAGCACCGATCCTGAGCTGTTGAATGACTTCTCGCCTCGTCCGGATAAGGTAGTTAGGCTGAGGGAGGATGCTGCCGAGCCAGTTGGGTTAGCCAGCTCTTGGACGGTTCCAGGCGATGCAAAGCCTATTGATCTGGCCCAAAGAGAGTTTCCCGAGGGGAGTGTTGTTTTGCAGCAAAAGTATAAGCCCTGTTTTCCATGGCCAGCAGACTCACTTTGA
- a CDS encoding hypothetical protein (EggNog:ENOG41), whose amino-acid sequence MSSALHPLCPLTGDEIQASARLIESVWPQSVSLSFKVITLSEPPKEKLAPYLEAFDNGTSPSPLERLAFVAYYIRGTDIFHEAIVNLTTGRIESNVKLGPNVHGNVDYDEAQRVEKLALQDPQVLAELEKLKLPEGTVVCADPWIYGSDGVEDDARMYQVFLYMRDPANSGEADSNHYAFPLPVSPVIECVNYKVIRIDVLPTGADNTIKPLAPYQPKPANEYIPEAQELRKDLKPLHVSQPEGPSFNVTPVGETGNVVSWQKWTFFVGFNQREGMVLYNVKYDNRPLFYRLSLSDMSVPYGDPRHPFHKKSAFDLGDAGAGATANNLKLGCDCLGSIQYLSGVICDDQGRPLPMENVICIHEQDAGIGWKHTNYRTGRAAVVRARELVLQSIITVSNYEYILMFLFNQAGEVTYEVRATGILSTQPIDHELDKTGVPFGTVVHPGVLAGVHQHIFSLRVDPMIDGHTNQLVYSEAHRIPRDPHLNPHGTGYEVVEKTIDKTAGLDIDYDLSRVYKITNPNSLNPINGKPVGYKIMAPPFQKLMGDEDSFLHKRAEFADHNIYVTTHRDRELYAGGWYTNQSRGDAGVRTWAQRNESLTPESDIVVWVQFGINHIPRIEDFPVMPVEILKVHLKPVNFFTKNPALDVPPSEQSVNKSTLIESKNAEVSDSCGCDTSNVSSKL is encoded by the exons ATGTCTTCTGCTCTCCACCCGCTTTGCCCGCTGACGGGCGATGAGATTCAGGCTAGCGCACGCTTGATCGAGAGCGTTTGGCCACAGTCTGTCTCACTatcttttaaggttataacgCTCAGCGAGCCACCGAAGGAGAAGCTTGCACCGTATTTAGAAGCGTTCGACAACGGAACTTCCCCTTCGCCGCTTGAACGTTTGGCTTTTGTTGCGTATTATATCCGTGGAACG GATATTTTCCATGAAGCTATAGTCAACTTGACCACTGGAAGAATTGAGAGCAATGTGAAGCTTGGGCCGAATGTCCACGGCAATGTGGACTATGATGAGGCGCAGAGGGTTGAGAAACTTGCGCTTCAAGACCCGCAGGTTTTGgctgagctcgagaagctaaAGTTGCCAGAGGGGACTGTTGTCTGTGCTGACCCCTGGATTTACG GGTCCGACGGAGTTGAGGATGATGCCCGTATGTACCAGGTCTTCCTGTACATGCGAGACCCCGCAAACTCTGGTGAAGCTGATTCCAACCACTACGCATTCCCCTTGCCTGTGTCGCCGGTCATTGAATGCGTCAATTACAAAGTCATCCGGATTGATGTACTTCCTACTGGCGCtgacaacaccatcaaaccATTGGCACCATATCAACCCAAGCCCGCAAATGAGTATATCCCAGAGGCGCAAGAGCTGCGAAAGGATCTCAAGCCACTTCACGTAAGCCAGCCAGAAGGGCCAAGCTTCAATGTCACCCCGGTCGGTGAGACTGGAAACGTTGTCTCATGGCAAAAGTGGACCTTCTTCGTCG GCTTTAATCAGCGTGAAGGCATGGTGCTGTACAACGTCAAGTATGACAACCGTCCCTTGTTCTACAGACTATCCCTATCAGACATGAGCGTGCCATATGGCGATCCGCGTCACCCGTTCCACAAGAAGTCAGCATTTGACCTGGGTGATGCCGGTGCTGGCGCTACAGCAAATAACCTCAAGCTTGGCTGTGATTGCTTAGGCAGCATTCAGTACCTCAGCGGCGTGATTTGCGATGATCAAGGCAGGCCGCTGCCGATGGAGAACGTCATTTGCATTCATGAGCAAGATGCTGGTATTGGATGGAAGCATACCAACTACAGAACTGGAAGAGCTGCTGTTGTACGCGCACGTGAGCTTGTACTGCAGTCTATAATCACAGTCTCGAACTACGAGTATATCCTCATGTTCCTGTTCAACCAAGCAGGAGAGGTCACGTATGAAGTCCGCGCCACGGGTATCCTGTCTACACAGCCGATTGACCACGAGCTGGACAAGACAGGAGTGCCATTTGGAACTGTCGTACACCCCGGTGTCCTGGCAGGCGTTCATCAACATATCTTCTCCTTACGTGTCGATCCCATGATTGACGGCCACACGAACCAGCTGGTATACAGCGAAGCCCACAGAATACCTCGTGATCCCCACCTGAACCCTCATGGTACCGGCTACGAAGTCGTTGAGAAGACCATTGATAAGACTGCTGGTTTGGATATCGATTATGACCTTAGTAGGGTCTATAAGATCACCAACCCCAACTCCCTCAATCCTATCAACGGCAAGCCGGTGGGCTATAAGATCATGGCCCCGCCTTTCCAGAAGCTCATGGGCGACGAAGACAGCTTCTTGCATAAGCGCGCTGAGTTCGCAGACCATAACATTTATGTCACCACACATCGCGACCGCGAACTGTACGCGGGAGGATGGTATACCAATCAGTCTCGTGGAGACGCAGGTGTGAGAACTTGGGCACAAAGGAACGAATCACTGACACCGGAGTCTGACATTGTGGTTTGGGTGCAATTCGGTATCAACCATATCCCACGCATCGAAGACTTCCCTGTCATGCCGGTTGAGATTCTCAAGGTGCATCTCAAGCCTgtcaacttcttcaccaaGAACCCTGCGCTGGATGTGCCACCTAGTGAGCAGAGCGTAAACAAGAGCACTCTAATTGAGAGCAAGAATGCAGAGGTTTCCGATAGTTGCGGATGCGATACGTCGAATGTTTCTTCAAAGCTGTAG
- a CDS encoding hypothetical protein (EggNog:ENOG41), protein MPLDRFQDRSEYWTLSRHPSSIPGGSWTTFNWKTHSIGMKTQRVEYADQVRQPQVEVAFDELVCYLLDLGAVPNPHGWKLLRSSGLWTPVGCCLMMSPEGRQDALTIAPSSDSDGNLSLTVAWSSSWITRDYSNLPPYWVRLPSPPQKENANKPGSVSEGLEHSTRNSEDELTTGKYQGADSRPGTNNAPAQSNAITCQISMSGIVTALIEQDHYGAQTTLNLESLYIDHLRIQPAKSDGVWFSSAVTAFGTSSQTILWNYKIPDDILSFSRKETVPCGVLVVLGIVDESETPTWATRHDDHGTDIHKFARKSQEQRAAMAAEALLPPAQRQAAAQARMQKENQERMEEMRERLRTSQLRRDQRMMEALRSPKWDAKLVAEHCLRWLQGKGLWDDSLTVKDVVGFMLHRMVLDGEFASKICRMLDKWKAWADVGGMKQSDYQAVQDDQVEFAHASLLVAMIRDTSTALEGTVSMDLQECLRMWRKVRLG, encoded by the exons ATGCCGCTGGACAGATTCCAGGATCGCTCCGAGTACTGGACTCTGTCGCGTCATCCCAGCTCTATTCCTGGTGGTAGTTGGACCACTTTCAACTGGAAGACTCACTCAATTGGTATGAAGACCCAGAGAGTTGAGTATGCTGATCAAGTCCGACAACCTCAGGTCGAAGTAGCATTCGACGAGCTCGTCTGTTAtctgcttgatcttggcgcTGTCCCGAATCCGCATGGATGGAAGTTACTGAGATCATCTGGACTTTGGACGCCTGTAGGATGCTGTTTGATGATGTCTCCCGAAGGCCGGCAAGACGCGCTGACAATCGCTCCCTCGAGTGATTCCGATGGTAATCTCTCTTTGACTGTTGCTTGGTCTAGTTCTTGGATCACAAGAGATTATTCCAACTTGCCGCCATACTGGGTCCGATTGCCCTCACCACCTCAAAAAGAGAATGCAAATAAGCCCGGAAGCGTGTCGGAGGGCCTAGAGCACTCAACTCGGAACTCAGAGGACGAGCTGACAACAGGGAAGTATCAGGGCGCCGACTCACGCCCAGGAACCAACAACGCTCCCGCACAGTCGAATGCAATCACTTGTCAGATTTCCATGTCTGGAATCGTCACGGCGCTGATTGAGCAGGACCATTATGGTGCCCAGACGACTCTGAACCTAGAAAGCCTTTACATTGACCACCTGCGAATTCAGCCTGCTAAATCCGATGGTGTGTGGTTTTCCAGTGCAGTGACCGCTTTCGGGACGTCCAGTCAGACGATCCTGTGGAACTATAAGATCCCTGACGATATTCTATCCTTTTCACGGAAGGAAACTGTACCCTGTGGAGTGTTGGTTGTCCtaggcattgttgatgaaTCTGAAACACCAACATGGGCAACCAGGCATGACGATCATGGAACAGACATCCACAAGTTTGCGCGAAAGTCTCAAGAACAACGAGCTGCGATGGCTGCAGAAGCACTATTGCCTCCTGCTCAACGTCAAGCGGCAGCACAGGCTCGGATGCAAAAGGAGAACCAGGAGCGGATGGAGGAGA TGCGAGAGAGGCTCAGAACAAGCCAGCTGAGACGCGATCAGCGAATGATGGAAGCCCTACGCAGCCCCAAGTGGGACGCAAAGCTTGTTGCTGAGCATTGCCTTCGATGGCTCCAAGGGAAAGGCCTTTGGGATGACTCGCTTACTGTGAAGGATGTCGTTGGCTTCATGTTGCATCGCATGGTTCTGGATGGGGAGTTCGCGTCTAAAATTTGCCGGATGCTGGACAAGTGGAAGGCTTGGGCTGATGTCGGTGGTATGAAACAGTCTGACTACCAGGCAGTTCAAGACGATCAAGTTGAATTTGCGCATGCGTCGTTGTTAGTGGCTATGATTCGAGATACATCTACTGCCTTGGAAGGAACTGTGTCTATGGACCTACAGGAATGTTTGAGGATGTGGAGAAAAGTTCGGCTTGGGTGA
- a CDS encoding hypothetical protein (EggNog:ENOG41) — MTGSFSDPEAIAKKAFDALSPGGWYEIQDIQLPVFCDDGTLDPETSPLMKWQECLIQGSRKIGRPLGDSDKYKAIVEEAGFHNVVETIYIWPTNGWPQDPKLKELGKWNLINFESGLEGGARLVKGSSAISLCGCEERAEKSEGAWVLEDKKLRGIWSETVEGGGLVE, encoded by the exons ATGACAGGAAGCTTCTCCGACCCAGAAGCGATAGCAAAAAAGGCATTTGA TGCTCTAAGTCCCGGTGGCTGGTATGAGATCCAGGACATTCAACTCCCCGTCTTCTGTGACGATGGGACTCTCGACCCAGAAACCTCACCACTGATGAAGTGGCAAGAATGCCTTATACAAGGCTCCCGAAAAATTGGTCGGCCTCTTGGTGACTCTGACAAGTACAAAGCTATCGTCGAGGAAGCAGGCTTTCATAATGTTGTTGAGACTATCTACATATGGCCTACCAACGGCTGGCCCCAAGACCCAAAGCTAAAGGAACTTGGGAAATGGAACCTGATCAACTTTGAGTCAGGACTTGAGGGC GGTGCTCGGCTGGTCAAAGGATCAAGTGCTATCTCTTTGTGCGGATGTGAGGAACGAGCTGAGAAATCCGAAGGTGCATGGGTACTGGAAGAT AAGAAGCTACGTGGTATATGGTCAGAAACCGTAGAAGGAGGCGGTTTGGTAGAATGA
- a CDS encoding hypothetical protein (EggNog:ENOG41), with translation MKPALMNFFVLMSLPLSIYSMPTTEETEAINETQALNIEDAVKLPDSLALYHLEDFESEDSALEKRRHVTVCERIITITSHCVIIGGAIKGSGAAIKHASNQKTCTTFTGHAGPNGNLFYRYRSTGRHCDTTAEQETIAGAIEHHINNHGHKLCGTECLELTHGGTWHGYLLIGPASDFDHKAYCGPKVSFKHCDSGGKGDMN, from the exons ATGAAACCCGCCCTTATGAACTTCTTCGTCTTAATGTCCTTACCTTTGTCTATCTACTCTATGCCTACCACAGAGGAGACAGAGGCCATTAACGAGACCCAGGCTCTTAACATTGAGGATGCTGTCAAGCTGCCGGACTCTCTGGCTCTGTACCACCTTGAGGACTTTGAGTCTGAAGACTCTGCCCTCGAGAAGCGCAGGCACGTTACA GTTTGCGAAAGAATCATTACCATCACCTCTCACTGCGTTATCATCGGGGGTGCTATCAAG GGATCAGGCGCTGCTATCAAGCACGCATCAAACCAGAAGACCTGTACTACTTTTACTGGACATGCTGGCCCCAACGGCAACCTTTTCTACCGCTATCGT TCTACCGGCAGACACTGTGACACGACTGCTGAGCAGGAAACTATTGCAGGTGCCATCGAACAccacatcaacaaccatggGCACAAGCTCTGCGGTACTGAGTGTTTGGAACTAACTCATGGCGGAACTTGGCACGGATATCTCCTCATTGGACCGGCGAGTGACTTTGACCATAAGGCTTATTGTGGACCGAAAGTCAGCTTCAAGCATTGCGACTCGGGAGGCAAGGGTGACATGAATTAG
- a CDS encoding hypothetical protein (EggNog:ENOG41~CAZy:GH2), translating to MGDSIQHEPKGISLQEDPSRPDYINEAVFRRNTLPTRSYHIPDTSISLNGTWDFSLAGTVLEAPEPGAKDVAYGQIQVPGHWQLQGHGKPWYTNVQYPIPVCPPYVPTENPTGTYRREFHIPTGWAADSQLRLRFDGVDSAYHIWVNGTLIGYAQGSRNPSEFDISSFVHREGPNELFVRVYQWSDATYIEDQDQWWLSGIFRDVYLISFPAARIDDFFLTPHLDADYKNAKLNASVDVSAQKGTIVELIVSELTKNGGAVIGSTETSFDGQSKATLSLDVEDPKKWTAETPYLYLAQMTLKSEDKQTVLHKVQQRIGFRTVELKDGLMKVNGKRIRLRGVNRHEHHPLLGRSVPLEFAKRDLLIMKKHNINALRCAHQPHDPRVLDLCDEYGLWVMAEADLECHGFYDAVARPLDIPESMDYGERKKLAFGKAAEFTSNNPKWKDAYLDRIRAVLNRDKNHASVIMWSFGNEAFYGDNHREMFKYATEADPSRLIHYEGDMEAETTHMYSYMYPTVDRLIKYAEEEGVKDGKYEKPIVLCEYGHAMGNGPGWLEDYEQAFRDYPRLQGGFIWEWANHGLWKDDHEGAGYYAYGGDFGDTPNDGTFVMDGLLNSQHEPTPGLTEFKKVIQPAGFSFKDGELKIENWHDFAGLDHLTASYKVEQFGQESTLIHSGSFDIPEVPAGESRSVSLPVDAKRYNKDNEVYLTVTLSLKHSTAWAPAGHEIAWYQQQLQAPQTDAKAALAASNALTSKLSVTEKGATVSVAGKNFEFVFDRAYGALKSWVSNNVTLLTFDPKTQAAILPSFWRPKTDNDVPGAVPYWERFGVEQLQSQLRSFSVDTSSSDKVVVKSHTFITPPVLFWGWDCEIEYTVYLTGALSVNVKRLSPTGSFPEHVPRIGLNLYGSKTLEHVKWLGRGPGESYPDKKDSQRVGIWNVESVSELQTPYDVPQENGNREDTRWISLRDSKSPSIGLCATRLDGKNFSFLASHHRDTTIHEARHPPDLTEDDAVFIRLDSRVAGVGSGACGPAVREDLMVKVEETTFGFLLEPL from the exons ATGGGAGACAGCATTCAGCACGAGCCAAAGGGCATTTCTCTCCAAGAAGATCCGTCCCGCCCGGACTACATCAACGAGGCTGTCTTTAGGAGAAACACTCTCCCCACCCGTTCGTATCATATCCCTGATACTTCAATCTCGCTGAACGGAACATGGGACTTTTCTCTCGCTGGCACAGTTCTGGAAGCACCTGAGCCTGGCGCAAAAGATGTCGCTTATGGTCAAATTCAAGTCCCTGGCCATTGGCAGCTTCAAGGCCACGGAAAGCCCTGGTACACCAATGTTCAATACCCGATTCCTGTCTGCCCGCCATATGTTCCCACCGAGAACCCTACGGGAACTTATCGTCGAGAATTCCATATCCCGACGGGTTGGGCTGCGGATTCTCAACTGAGATTGCgttttgatggtgttgatagcGCTTATCATATCTGGGTGAACGGTACCCTGATCGGATACGCTCAAGGTTCAAGAAATCCTTCTGAATTTGACATTTCATCATTTGTCCACCGAGAAGGCCCGAATGAGCTCTTTGTGAGGGTTTATCAATGGTCTGATGCGACGTACATCGAAGATCAGGACCAATGGTGGCTTTCAG GCATCTTCCGAGATGTGTATCTCATTTCCTTCCCAGCTGCCAGAATCGATGATTTCTTCCTCACGCCACACCTTGACGCTGACTACAAAAACGCAAAGCTAAACGCATCCGTCGATGTCTCTGCTCAAAAGGGCACCATTGTTGAGCTGATAGTCTCTGAGCTTACAAAGAACGGAGGCGCTGTCATTGGGTCTACTGAGACCTCTTTCGATGGACAGTCAAAAGCTACTCTCAGtcttgatgtcgaggatcCCAAGAAATGGACAGCAGAGACACCATACCTGTATTTGGCACAGATGACACTCAAGTCTGAAGATAAGCAGACTGTCCTTCACAAAGTCCAGCAACGCATTGGTTTCAGAACGGTCGAGCTAAAGGATGGCCTAATGAAGGTCAACGGCAAACGTATTCGTCTCCGAGGTGTCAACCGTCACGAGCATCACCCTCTTCTCGGCCGCTCCGTTCCTCTAGAATTCGCCAAGCGCGATCTTCTCATTATGAAGAAGCACAACATCAACGCTCTTCGATGCGCTCACCAGCCTCATGACCCTCGCGTTCTTGATCTCTGTGATGAGTATGGTCTCTGGGTCATGGCCGAGGCCGATCTCGAGTGCCACGGCTTCTATGATGCTGTTGCTCGACCTCTCGACATTCCCGAGTCAATGGACTACGGCGAGCGAAAGAAGCTTGCTTTCGGAAAGGCTGCCGAGTTCACCTCCAACAACCCTAAGTGGAAGGACGCCTACCTTGACCGCATCCGGGCTGTTCTTAACCGAGACAAGAATCACGCGAGTGTTATCATGTGGAGTTTCGGTAACGAGGCATTCTATGGTGACAACCACAGAGAGATGTTCAAGTATGCTACTGAAGCTGATCCTTCGCGACTTATTCACTACGAGGGAGATATGGAGGCCGAAACAACACATATGTATAGTTATATGTATCCCACGGTTGACCGCTTGATCAAGTAcgccgaggaagaaggcgTCAAGGACGGCAAGTACGAGAAGCCCATTGTTCTCTGCGAGTATGGGCATGCCATGGGTAACGGACCCGGTTGGCTGGAGGACTACGAGCAAGCTTTCCGCGACTATCCTCGTCTCCAAGGTGGCTTCATCTGGGAGTGGGCAAACCACGGTCTGTGGAAGGATGACCACGAGGGAGCAGGATACTACGCTTACGGCGGTGACTTTGGAGATACACCCAATGATGGAACCTTTGTCATGGATGGTCTTCTGAACAGTCAGCATGAGCCTACCCCTGGTCTGACAGAATTCAAGAAGGTTATTCAACCTGCTGGTTTCTCTTTCAAGGATGGAGAGCTGAAGATTGAGAACTGGCATGACTTTGCTGGTCTAGACCACTTGACGGCATCCTACAAGGTGGAGCAATTTGGTCAAGA GTCAACACTGATTCACTCCGGGTCATTCGATATCCCTGAGGTTCCAGCTGGCGAGTCTCGTTCTGTATCTCTTCCAGTCGACGCCAAGCGATACAACAAGGACAATGAGGTCTACCTTACAGTGACACTATCACTCAAGCACTCGACAGCCTGGGCGCCTGCTGGTCACGAGATAGCTTGGTATCAGCAACAGCTCCAGGCTCCTCAGACTGATGCTAAGGCTGCTCTCGCCGCGAGCAACGCTCTCACTTCTAAACTGTCGGTAACTGAGAAGGGCGCTACTGTGTCAGTCGCTGGCAAGAACTTTGAGTTCGTCTTTGACCGCGCCTACGGTGCTCTGAAGAGCTGGGTTTCAAACAACGTGACTCTCCTTACCTTCGACCCCAAGACCCAAGCTGCAATCCTCCCTTCATTCTGGCGCCCCAAGACCGACAACGACGTCCCTGGAGCCGTTCCTTACTGGGAGAGATTTGGCGTTGAGCAACTACAGTCTCAACTTCGTTCTTTCTCGGTTGATACCTCTAGCTCAGACAAGGTTGTTGTGAAGTCACATACCTTTATCACTCCTCCAGTTCTGTTCTGGGGATGGGACTGTGAGATTGAGTACACGGTGTATCTCACCGGAGCCCTTAGTGTTAATGTCAAGCGTCTATCGCCGACAGGATCCTTCCCTGAGCATGTTCCAAGAATTGGTCTCAACCTCTATGGTAGCAAGACCCTCGAGCATGTCAAGTGGCTCGGTCGCGGACCTGGAGAAAGCTATCCCGACAAGAAGGATTCCCAACGTGTCGGAATTTGGAACGTCGAGTCTGTTTCTGAGCTTCAGACTCCTTACGATGTTCCCCAAGAGAATGGTAACAGAGAGGATACACGATGGATATCACTTCGAGACTCCAAGTCGCCAAGCATTGGACTATGTGCGACACGTTTGGATGGAAAGAATTTCAGTTTCTTGGCGTCGCACCACAGGGATACGACTATCCACGAGGCTAGACATCCTCCTGATTTGACAGAAGATGATGCGGTGTTTATTAGGCTGGATAGTAGGGTCGCTGGTGTTGGATCAGGTGCCTGTGGACCCGCTGTTCGTGAAGACCTCATGGTTAAGGTTGAGGAGACAACATTTGGATTCCTGTTGGAGCCGCTATGA
- a CDS encoding hypothetical protein (EggNog:ENOG41), which yields MRFLTDSRGLGDPNSEEVPLLVIGAGLPRAATSSMQAAFEKLGCGPCMHMAEILPHPSRLRLFIAALREKNPEVRQKMVKQLIHGHRSICDLPVVYFTPDMMDAYPDAKIVLNQRPDPEVWAKSAEESFWFFFSPWFYWVGLLWSSDRMWYTLNMESIKLGKEKYGSAEIFSAEMYNRYNEEVLAEAKKRNREVLQFKAEDGWEPLCKFLGKDVPSEPFPRLNEKKTFQIVKYVFIAKGVLSWAALFATTWGVWRVASWYM from the coding sequence ATGCGCTTCCTTACGGATTCTCGAGGCCTGGGTGACCCAAACTCTGAAGAGGTCCCTCTCCTGGTCATTGGGGCTGGCCTACCTCGCGCTGCCACATCATCAATGCAAGCGGCCTTTGAGAAGCTAGGCTGCGGACCATGCATGCACATGGCAGAGATCCTCCCCCATCCTTCGCGTTTGCGCCTCTTTATCGCCGCGCTGCGCGAGAAGAATCCTGAAGTTCGGCAAAAGATGGTTAAGCAGCTCATTCACGGCCATCGCTCTATTTGCGATCTTCCTGTCGTGTACTTCACACCGGACATGATGGACGCATATCCTGATGCAAAGATTGTGCTCAACCAACGACCTGATCCTGAAGTCTGGGCCAAGAGCGCTGAAGAGAGCTTCTGGTTCTTCTTCAGTCCTTGGTTCTACTGGGTTGGTTTGCTCTGGTCTTCTGATCGGATGTGGTATACACTTAATATGGAGAGCATCAAGTTGGGCAAGGAGAAGTACGGTTCCGCTGAAATCTTCTCGGCGGAAATGTATAACAGGTATAACGAGGAGGTACTAGCtgaggcgaagaagaggaatcgAGAGGTACTCCAGTTCAAGGCAGAAGATGGATGGGAGCCTCTTTGCAAATTCCTGGGCAAGGATGTTCCGAGTGAGCCTTTTCCGCGATTGAATGAGAAAAAGACATTCCAGATCGTGAAATATGTCTTCATCGCGAAGGGGGTCTTATCGTGGGCAGCCCTATTTGCTACGACGTGGGGGGTTTGGAGAGTCGCATCGTGGTACATGTAG